The Oreochromis niloticus isolate F11D_XX linkage group LG2, O_niloticus_UMD_NMBU, whole genome shotgun sequence genome includes a region encoding these proteins:
- the spry1 gene encoding protein sprouty homolog 1 gives MELQSQHGPGGSLVVIQQPSLESRQRSDYEREFQHAGIFSLEQIKAIRSSNEYTEGPSVVRRPPAPRMVSRPHEKQERTHEVILVNVNNNYEHRPSGHHHHAGGSVLVGGQQYGGPRAPGLSRSTSTGSAASSGSNSSASSEQGLLARSPPTRPGISLQHHHRVDRPVRTQPKPKALLQPQQGPQFYQPPLEAPLKPQGKGKSDFSGSGNEVVAAAGHQFICERCGKCKCTDCTAPRSLPSCLACNGQCLCSAESALEHGTCMCLVKGIFYHCSNDDEGDSCADHPCSLSRSHCCSRFLCMGLMSVLFPCLLCYPPVKGCLKACQGCYDRVKRPGCRCKNSNTVYCKLESWAPQTQEKPS, from the coding sequence ATGGAGCTCCAAAGTCAACATGGCCCTGGCGGTTCATTAGTGGTGATCCAGCAGCCTTCCCTAGAGAGTCGGCAGAGGTCGGATTACGAGCGGGAGTTCCAGCATGCCGGCATTTTCTCTCTGGAACAAATCAAGGCCATCCGCTCTAGCAACGAGTACACCGAGGGGCCCTCAGTGGTTCGGAGGCCCCCTGCACCCCGGATGGTCTCCAGACCCCATGAAAAGCAGGAGAGGACTCACGAGGTCATCCTCGTCAATGTGAACAACAATTATGAGCACCGACCATCAGGTCACCACCATCATGCTGGGGGCAGTGTGTTGGTTGGGGGACAGCAGTATGGTGGGCCTCGGGCACCAGGGCTCAGTCGCTCTACTAGCACAGGAAGCGCCGCCAGCTCAGGGAGCAATAGCAGTGCCTCCTCTGAGCAGGGACTCTTGGCACGCTCACCCCCCACTAGACCTGGCATTAGCTTACAGCATCACCACCGAGTGGATCGGCCTGTTCGGACTCAGCCGAAGCCCAAGGCCCTTTTACAGCCCCAGCAGGGACCTCAATTTTACCAGCCTCCACTAGAGGCTCCACTCAAGCCCCAGGGCAAAGGGAAATCAGACTTCTCTGGCTCTGGCAACGAGGTGGTGGCTGCTGCTGGGCACCAGTTCATCTGCGAGCGCTGTGGGAAGTGCAAGTGCACCGACTGCACAGCACCCAGGAGCCTGCCTTCATGTCTGGCGTGTAACGGCCAGTGCCTCTGCTCTGCTGAGAGTGCACTGGAGCACGGCACGTGTATGTGCCTTGTTAAGGGCATCTTCTACCACTGCTCCAATGACGATGAGGGGGATTCATGTGCTGACCACCCCTGTTCACTGTCACGTTCCCACTGCTGCTCTCGCTTCCTGTGCATGGGATTAATGTCGGTACTCTTCCCCTGTCTGCTATGCTACCCACCTGTCAAGGGGTGTCTGAAGGCATGCCAGGGTTGCTATGACCGGGTTAAGAGACCTGGCTGTCGCTGCAAGAACTCCAACACTGTGTATTGTAAACTGGAGAGCTGGGCCCCACAGACCCAGGAAAAGCCTTCCTGA